The Dehalococcoidia bacterium genomic interval GATGCCAGCGCGGGCGCGCAGCTCGCGCGCCTGGGGCGAGACCGTCTGCGTCATGCGGGTCGCGGCGCCGGGGGCGATGCCGTTACAGGTGACCCCGTAGCGGCCGAGGTCCCGCGCGACCACGCGGGTCAGTCCGGCGACACCGGCCTTGGCGGCGCCGTAGTTGGCCTGGCCAGCGTTGCCGATCAGACCGGAGGTGGAGCTGAAGTTGATGATGCGGCCCCAGCGCTGCTGGCGCATGAGGATCGAGGCCGGCTTGATGGTGCAGTACTGGCCCTTGAGGTGGACGGCGATGACCGCGTCCCACTCCTCCTCGGACATGTTGAAGATCATGCGGTCGCGCAGGATACCGGCGACGTTGATCAGCACGTCGATGCGGCCGAAGTTGTCCAGCGCCGTCTTGATGA includes:
- a CDS encoding SDR family NAD(P)-dependent oxidoreductase encodes the protein MANGWLEGKVTVVTGGGRGIGRGIALLAAKEGAKVVVNDPGVAVDGTGHDNGPAAEVVEEIRKAGGTAVPNFDSVASVEGGESIIKTALDNFGRIDVLINVAGILRDRMIFNMSEEEWDAVIAVHLKGQYCTIKPASILMRQQRWGRIINFSSTSGLIGNAGQANYGAAKAGVAGLTRVVARDLGRYGVTCNGIAPGAATRMTQTVSPQARELRARAGI